The segment TTGCTAATGGTATCAAATTGACTGCCGCTGAGGTCGCCTTTAATTAACCCGTTAAAAATTAAAGTTAATAAATTTAAGGTATCTAAAAAATATTGAGTAATGGCTAAAGCTAAACGGTTGGCCATATCGGCGGCGGCTTTTTGTTTTTCTTTAATTTCGGCACCGTTAAGAGCGGTCGAGCTGGGCAAAAAGATAATTGCCAGTTCGCCGTCTTTACTTAAGTTGGCGGTAAAATCGGCCAGTTTTTCTTGTACGCGCAGCAGCATTTCGCTGGCTTCCGCTAAGGCGGCTTTACCGTTTTTTTTGTAAAAATTGCCCTGCTCAAAAAGCGGTTTAACTATTTTTAATTCGTAATTTTGATAAATTTTAGTAAAAAAGCCGTTAATTAAAGCCAGCGAATATTGGTAGCTGGCCGGTAAATCTTTAGGCCAGCTTTGGTTATTGTAATAAGGTAATAGCGGCGGCTGGCTTTCGTTCAAAATATGGGCAATACGGGCCGCTTGTTCGTTGCATTTTTGGTTAAGCGCAAAAAAGTTAAAGGCTTTAGCGGTGCGGGTTAACCAAAATTTTTGGTAAAGAGCCGCCCAATCTTCGCCGCCGGTAAGTAAATTGGGCTGGTAAAAATAATCGTCTTCCAGCACTCTAATCACTTTAGTAAGCGGAAAGCGGTTAAAATTTTTAATGGCAGCTATGGCCTCGAGCGCTTGGGGTAAATCTTCTTTTAAAGAGGCTATGATGTCGTTATCGTTAATGTCCTCGCATTTATAGTTAAATAAAAACAGGCGCTCCAATAATTTAATGGCCGGCGGATATTGCAGTGAATATAAAATGGCGTTAATCTCTTTTAAATAGCTGTTAATGGCGGCGTAAGAAGCAGTTTTACTGCCAATAAAACTATTAATCACTTTATCAAAGTTATAGTTGGCCAGCTGCTCTAACAGGGCCAAACTGCGGATATGCGGGCGGATAGAGGCTTTATGTTCGCTTATCATTTTTGAGGTTAGCTGGTTGCAACCGGCTTTAATAACCTCACGCAAGGTAACATTATCGTAGTTGTGCCGGGCTGCCAGAGCGGCGGGGTTCATAGCCATAAGTTCTTGATGAATTTGCGGGTTTTCTTCGCCGGCTAAAAAAGCATAAAACTCGCCGCGCCGGCGGTTAAAGGCATTATTGAGCGGCTTTTTTAAAAGCGATAACTTAACGGCTAAATCGATGAGGCTGTCGTAAAAGGCCGGCAAATAATATTTAGCCTCAAAATTAACAAACAGCGGGAAACTTTGGGTAATTTCTTTACATTTTTTAGTTAATAAATGGTCTTGCAACAAGTTGTTGTAGGCTTTACCACCGCTAAAAATATTAAGAAAAAACAGCTTGAAACGTTCGTACGGTAATAAAGTGGCTTTTTCTTCGGATAAATCGTAAGCTTCGGTTTCGCTGCTGCTTACCAGCTGGTCATCATCGTAATTGGGGGCAATGGCTAACTTTTCCAGCAGCTGCAAACGCTCCTGTTCGGTAATAGTAAAAGTTAGCTTTTCAAAAGTACTCACAGACTTATCCTTTTTTTAACTGGCTACTTATATTATAGCATAAAGTTGTTAAAAAAGGCAATCCTTTAATAAAACAACTATTAATAACCACTCAACTTTGTTGTTTGCGGTAATTATTTTAATTATAATCTATGTAGATACATATAAATAACGGCTTAAAACTAACCTTTAAAACGCAGGGTAATGGTGCGCTCGTTTTGCAAATGTTCGGCCAGGTCATGCGCATTGCGGATAGGACCGCTGAGTACGCCTTCGCAAAAGTTAATAATAATATTAGCAAAGCTTTCTACGTTGTTAGGCAGGGTTTCAAAATCTATTTCTACCCAGCTTAAGCCGGCCCCTATAATATGCAAATTGCAATAATCGCGCCATAAAGCTAAAGCTTTAACAATTTCGATGGGCCAAGCCGGGTCAAAATCGAGGCCGGTTTGCAGCCATAAAATGGCCTCAAGGTCGTTGTTTAACGGGGCAATGGCGATAAAGCCCAAATCGGCTTCGCCGCGCGGTTTTTCCACGATAAAAGTTTCATAGCCCAGCTGCCTAAAACTTTTAGCATATAACATACGCTCCATCATTTCGGCATTGGCGGCTACCACGTAACCTTTTTTAACATCTTCTTTTACCGGCATAGGGTAATCGGCTAGTTCGCGCTTTTTTTGTTTAAGGTAGCTGGGAAAATCGATAGGCTCGCTGGCCGTATATTTTTTAATTAATTCGTTAAGATTACTTGACATAATTGGCTCCTTTAGGTAAAGTGCTAGGGTTGATAGCTAATTTAGCATTAAATTTAGGTAATGTCAATTATCGCCGATAGAGAGTTTTGTGTTATAATAAATATGTAGGGTCTGTTTTATGTGTCGGGCTCTTAAATTAATTACGATAATTATTAAAAAAGTAAATTTATTTATTTAATATACAGGAGAAAATGATTACAATGAAAAAAATGGGGTTAATGCTTATGTTAGCATTGCTGGCAAACACGGCTTTTGCACAGGAAGAAGAATTTGGCCGCTGGTACTTTGGCGCCTCGCTGAGTATTTTTAGCCAATGGGGGCCGGAGCGTTTTATGGCCGGACTAAACGATGGCCTAGATATTTATATGGGCGCTAATGTAAACGAAGATTTTGGGGCGCATGCTCACTTAAGAATGAGCGATATTGGCGCTTCTCCTTTGTATCAGGCTTTTATTAATGTAAACCCTTTAGGGTTAATTGGTATCGATGCAGCAAGGTTAGATTTTAGGTTTGGTTTAATTGATTGGGGCGCCGATAGCCACGCCATTGCCACCACCTACAACCCGCACAGCTCCTTTAGTTTAGGCCAAGACAGCTGGGTACGCCGTATGACTTTAGAAACCGTGCTGAGTTTTGCCGCTTTTCCCGAGTTATTTATCCGCTGGGCCAGCGATTTAGATATGGCCAGCGGCATAGGCGGGAACCGCAATGTTAATCAGGGCGGAGCCGAAGCGCCGTTTTGGGGCTTGCTGGATAACGATGGCTGGGTTGGTTTAGTGGAGGTAGATTTAATCGATTTAGATTTATCGGCCGTTAATCTTTCGGTTTTAGCCTACAGCAGGTGGTTCGTTAATAATGTGGTTACCGTCCCCGATGATGGTTTTGGTAACATTATTGCCGTACACGGCGATAACGAAAACCACATCGGCGGCTCGCTTAGGGTAGATATTAACAATTTACCGCTCGATTTAGCCGTTGGCGGCAGCTTTGAATTTACCCGGATATTATTAGATGGTAACCCTGACGATGTGATTACCGGTATGAGTTTTAGCGCCGGTGTAGAGCTTGGCTTGCCCGATTTATTTAGCCTAGCTATTAACTACGGCGGTAACCTAAGTGATGATGATTGGTTAGCCGATAGCGATTACGATGGCGTTAGCGGCGTAATTGGTCTAGATTTTGACTGGCTGGGTATTAGCTGGATACGCCCCTTTGTGAGTGTGGGTGTTGTTGTTGGTTTAACCGATGCCGGTGAAGCTGCCCGTGAAGATTGGTTTAATGCCGAGATGGACCAAATCGACCGCCTTGCTTGGGCTATAGGGGTAGATTTTCCTATCTCTACCACCATAATTTACGCCAATATTATTACCGGCTGGCAACGCGGTACTTTAAATAGCAGCGGTCATCGCGGCTTTGAAGCTAACAGCACCGGCTTAGGCAGCTTTTACTTAACTTTAAGGCTAAGTTTGTAAGATTGTTTGAGTGTTTGTTAATAAAGAGGCTGGGCTTTGCCCGGCCTCTTTTTGTTGGTAGTTTTTAATTTATAACGGCTTAAAGATAGATTGCGGGTCCATTGCAAAAAGGCGGCAATAATATTCTAGGGCATATCTGTCGGTCATTCCGGCAATAAAATCACAGATAACTCTTTTGGCAGCGGCTTCATCGTAATCGTTAATTTTATAATATAAATTTTTAAAATCTTCGGGCAGTAAATTGGGGGCGGCTTCAATTTTATGAAATAATTTCTCTATGATTTCATCGCCGCGCGTTTCGGCTACCTGCAACATAGGAGAGCTGATTATTTTTTTATAGGTAAAGTATTTTAGAATATATACATCAAATTTTACATCATCAGTAAAATCTATCTTTAATAAGCAAGGGGATTGATGGTTAATATCCCCTACTATATGAACACCATTAATGAATGTTTTAATTAGATTTGATATAAACCGTGTGCGTATATATCCATTTTGGGAGTAATTATTAAGGGCTTTATGTAAGTTAATAAAATCTTCATGGGTAGATTGACTGCTTTCTTGAAAACTCATATCAATTATTTCCCCAAAGAAAGTATGTAGTTCGTTTAATATTTGCTCATAATTATATGAAACAGATTGCTTTTCTGCAAGTTCTTCTATAAGACCTTCTATAACATCATCAGAGGGAGCTAACATATCATGCGGAGTTAAGAACCCAGCTTTAAAGGCATCTTCCAAATCGGAGGTGGCATTGGCAATATCATCGGCAAGGTCCATAATTTGGCATTCGATAGTTTTAAACGGGGTATTTAATTTTTGGTAATTATTGCCAAGAACAGATTTTTTAATAAACTCTATATCATTGGCATTTGAGGTATAATATCCTTTGTTTGGTTTGCTATCACTAGCAATTTTTTCTTGACTATATTTAATCTCTTTATCATATTTTAAGGCAGAGGCCAAAACGCGTGCCGAAAGATTTAACCCTAATCTTAAATCTCCCCCTTTGCTAGAAATAATACTATCTTCATCATCATATAATCTTTCGCGTTTTTCAATACGGGTTAAAATGCGTATAGTTTGGGCATTACCTTCAAAGCCGCCAAAATCTTTCATGCAGTAATTTAAAGCTCTCTCCCCTTTATGGCCAAAAGGCGGGTGGCCTATATCGTGAATTAACCCGGCAATTTCACAAATATCGGGGCTAATATGATAGTCATTAGTTAATTTATGATTAAGTTGTAAGGCAATACTTTTAGCTATTTGGGCTACTTCGAGGGAGTGGGTGAGGCGGTTTCTAAAAAAATCGATTTCATTGCCGGGGAAAAGTTGTGTTTTATGCGCAAGTTTACGAAAGGAATACGAATGTATGACTCGGCCACAATCTTTACGTATATCATCTCGGCGGTATTCTTCCGAGTCATTGAGCTTGGTTCGGGGTAATCTGCGGGCAAAATCATCTTTGCCATACATTTTATTATTGGGGTTCATTATGCTTTGTTAAGTGCACTTTTATTACTTGGTTTATGCTTTTTATCCGAAATTTTCTTTGAGGTGGCTGGCTTTTCTTTGGCAAGCTTCCACGCTACTTTGGCAATAGCCATAGCTTCTTCATTGTTTTTGCTAGTTTTATTATTATTCATGAAAGAATAATAATAAATTAATAAAATTTCGTCAAGAGGCCGTTGACAATAAATTACAATTAGGTTATGGTAACCAAGTGGCAGCGAGCCTACCCTAACAACAATGGTTGTAGCGTAGCCACGCACTTGGTAAAACCATAGGTTTTACAGTTAAGAGTTAATAAGTAGAAATTACTACTTTTAATTATAAACAATTATTTAAAAGTGTATAGGC is part of the Spirochaetaceae bacterium genome and harbors:
- a CDS encoding DUF5312 domain-containing protein, producing the protein MSTFEKLTFTITEQERLQLLEKLAIAPNYDDDQLVSSSETEAYDLSEEKATLLPYERFKLFFLNIFSGGKAYNNLLQDHLLTKKCKEITQSFPLFVNFEAKYYLPAFYDSLIDLAVKLSLLKKPLNNAFNRRRGEFYAFLAGEENPQIHQELMAMNPAALAARHNYDNVTLREVIKAGCNQLTSKMISEHKASIRPHIRSLALLEQLANYNFDKVINSFIGSKTASYAAINSYLKEINAILYSLQYPPAIKLLERLFLFNYKCEDINDNDIIASLKEDLPQALEAIAAIKNFNRFPLTKVIRVLEDDYFYQPNLLTGGEDWAALYQKFWLTRTAKAFNFFALNQKCNEQAARIAHILNESQPPLLPYYNNQSWPKDLPASYQYSLALINGFFTKIYQNYELKIVKPLFEQGNFYKKNGKAALAEASEMLLRVQEKLADFTANLSKDGELAIIFLPSSTALNGAEIKEKQKAAADMANRLALAITQYFLDTLNLLTLIFNGLIKGDLSGSQFDTISNMHELDAAISKFREKVVATYEQCSLLSATLFETKDTEERLAALEDNA
- a CDS encoding DUF4253 domain-containing protein — its product is MSSNLNELIKKYTASEPIDFPSYLKQKKRELADYPMPVKEDVKKGYVVAANAEMMERMLYAKSFRQLGYETFIVEKPRGEADLGFIAIAPLNNDLEAILWLQTGLDFDPAWPIEIVKALALWRDYCNLHIIGAGLSWVEIDFETLPNNVESFANIIINFCEGVLSGPIRNAHDLAEHLQNERTITLRFKG
- the dgt gene encoding dNTP triphosphohydrolase, translating into MNPNNKMYGKDDFARRLPRTKLNDSEEYRRDDIRKDCGRVIHSYSFRKLAHKTQLFPGNEIDFFRNRLTHSLEVAQIAKSIALQLNHKLTNDYHISPDICEIAGLIHDIGHPPFGHKGERALNYCMKDFGGFEGNAQTIRILTRIEKRERLYDDEDSIISSKGGDLRLGLNLSARVLASALKYDKEIKYSQEKIASDSKPNKGYYTSNANDIEFIKKSVLGNNYQKLNTPFKTIECQIMDLADDIANATSDLEDAFKAGFLTPHDMLAPSDDVIEGLIEELAEKQSVSYNYEQILNELHTFFGEIIDMSFQESSQSTHEDFINLHKALNNYSQNGYIRTRFISNLIKTFINGVHIVGDINHQSPCLLKIDFTDDVKFDVYILKYFTYKKIISSPMLQVAETRGDEIIEKLFHKIEAAPNLLPEDFKNLYYKINDYDEAAAKRVICDFIAGMTDRYALEYYCRLFAMDPQSIFKPL